In the Leptotrichia sp. oral taxon 223 genome, AGGTGCATATGTCTTAAATGCCACTAGACTGTCAAAATATGGAACTGGAGCTTCCAATGTTACTTCCAGAGTTTTATCATCAATAACTTTTATTCCAACTTGTTCAGCAGTTCCTTTTTTCTTGTTGTAATTTTCAGCATTCTTTATTGCATAAAGCATATAAGCGTATTCTGAAGCTGTTTCAGGTTTTAATGCACGAAGCCATCCATTTTTAAAGTCGTTTGCAGTAATTGGATCACCATTGCTCCATTTTATCCCGTCTCTTAAATGAAATGTCCATACAAGTCCGTCAGCAGATTTATCCCATTTTTCAGCAAGTCCTGGCACAAACGTTCCGTCTTTGCCTTTTCTAGTTAGTCCTTCCGTTATAAGATCATCAACTGTTCCGCCTAAAATGTCTGTTGATAATTGCGGATCGATAGATTTTGGCTCATCCGACAAGTTTAATGTGAATGTTTTGCTGCTTCCTCCACCTTTTCCGCAGGACATGACGAAAACTAGCATCATCAATAAAAATAACATCTTTTTCATAAAAATTCTCCCTCTATATTATTATATTTTTTTATAAACAAAATTATCTCATAGGCAAGTTTAGAAATATACGTTTAAGCAATATGCTAAACCTGCCTTTATTCTTTAATTTAATTATTTTATGTAAGTATTGTCAAGCACGAAATCTTTTCCTATTGGACTGAATACAATATTATGAACTTTTGGATTCAACAATTTTGTATTTTGTCTGTAGTAAAGCAGTCCCACTGGCATATCCTGGGCGATTATTTTTTCCATTTCAATCATATCTTTTACTCTTTCTTCCTGATTCCCGGAACTTTTAACTTTTTTCACAAGCTCATCGTAACGTGGGTTTGAGTAGTCTGAATAGTTGTTTCCATCTTTTGTCAGGAATCTATCTAAGTAAGTGATTGCGTCGTTATAATCTCCGTTGTAGCCTGCAAGGGCGATTTCATAATCTCTATGCTGCATTTTATCCAGTCTTGACTGGAATGTCATTCCTTCAATTTCAAGGTTTACTCCTAAGTTTGTTCTTAAACTTTCCTGAATATACTCAGAAATTACCTTGTTGTTTCCAGAATCATTGAAAATCATTGTCAATTCAGGCAATTTTTGTAATCCTAGCTCCTTTAGGCCTTCAGCCAGCAATTGTTTTGCTTTTTGCGGATTGTAACCTGGAAAGACTTTTCCCGCTTCTTCAGAGAAATCTTTTGAAACGCCGATAATTCCTACTCCTTTTGTTGTGTAGGTATAAGCGGCTTCCCCAGTGTTGTCAAGCACATCCGTAATTAATTTTTCCCTGTCAACTGCGAGTGACAATGCCTGCCTGATTTTTTTGTTGGCAAGAACTTTATTTTTCATATTGTATGTCATATACCAGACAGAGCCATCCTTTGTAAGCAGTTTACGTTTGTCATCCTTAAATTCCTTTGCCTGCTCAATAGAGATGTTTGTAGAATCAATTTCTTTATTTTTAAAGGCATTTACACTGGCATTTGCATCATTTATGAATAATATTTTTACGAATTTCAACTTGATATTGTCTTTATTCCAGTAATTTTCATTTTTTTCAAATACAATTTCTGAATCCCTTGTCCAGGATTTTATTGTGTAGACACCTGATGAAATTGATGTTTCAGGAGATGTCATATACTTTTCTCCAACTTTATCGTAGAATTTTTTATTAAGAGGAGCATAAGTCTGTATTCTTACAATTGAGTCAAAGTATGTAAGCGGATTGTTCAATGTAACTTCCAATGTGTAATCATCAACGACTTTTATGCCAAGCTGGTCTTCATCTTTAATTTTTCCTGCATTGAATTGTTCGGCATTTTTTATGTAAAATAATTTGTCTGCATATTCTCCTGCAGTTTCAGGCTTTAATGCTCTAACCCAGCCATCTCTAAAGTCTTTTGCCGTAATCGGGTCACCATTGCTCCATTTTGCATTTTTTCTCAAGTGGAATGTCCATACTGTTGAATTTTCATTGTGTTCCCACGTTTCTGCCACACCAGGAAGGGATTTTCCGTCTTCTGCCTGTCTTGTCAATGTTTCAGTAACAAGCGAGTCAACAAATTCTCCTGTCGAATCATTTGCAAGCTGCGGATCATAAGATTTTCCCTCTTCCTTTAAGTTGAGTTTCAATGTTTCTGAATCACTGCTTTTTCCGCATGAAATTACGAAAGCCAGTAATATTGTAAAGATTAGTAATATTTTCTTCATATCCGCACTCACCCTTTCTTTTTGTCTAAATTAAATTTAGTAAAAATTGTTTTGCTGTTAATTTTAGTTATCCGCCCAGACAATTTTTATTTGAGCGGGAAAAATAAAAATTATTTTGTTATGGATGCATTGTAAAAATCAATAGAATCTCCGACAGAACGTATTACAACGCCTTTTAACTTAGGATTTATCAAATAAACTCCCACTTCATAATAAAGTGCGGAATATCTGAAGTCATCAGCTAATAATTTTTCAGCCTGTTTCATTGCATCCATTCTTGTTTTGTTGTCTTGATTAACTGTAGCTAAGTCAATCAGTTCATCATATTTAGGATTTGAATGTTTTGCAAAGTTAAGATCTTTTACTTTTGAGTGGAACATTTCCAGGTAAGTCATTGGATCCGCATAGTCAGGTCCCCAGGCATATCTTACAATCTCAAATTCCCCAGCTTTCGCACGTGCAATTCTTTCTTTTTTAGTAAGAACTTCCACTTCCACGTCAATTCCTAATTTATCCTTCCATTGAGATTGGTAAAATTCAGCTTCTTTTTTACCAGTTCCGTTTTCATCTACTAATAGATGCAGTTTAACTTGCGCAGGAGTCATATTCAGCTCTTTCAACCCTTCTTCAAACAGCTGTTTTACATTAATATTTGCATATTCTGCAAATAAATCCCCGGCTTCTTCCCTGAAGTCGCCTTTTTCACCGGCTGTCCCATTTGAAACAATTCCAGAAGCAGTAATTCCAGCACCATTTAAGATACTGTTTACTAATTCTTTCCTATTTATCGCAAGTGATAATGCCTGTCTAATTTTTAGATTTTTTAGTACAGGATTTGATGTATTAAATCCTAAGTAATAGACTCTTCCGTCAGGGAACTTATGTAATTCAGGTTTTCCTTCATAGTTTGCCATTTTTTCAACTGAAATTTTTGTCAAGTCCAGTTCTTTATTCTCAAAAAGATTTGTGGCGGCTTCAAAGTCAGTTACGATTAAACCTGTAAGTGTATCAAGTTTTATATTTTGCGCATTCCAGTAGTTAGGATTTTTTTTCATAACAACCTTATTGTCATGTACCCATTCTTCCATTGTGAAAGGTCCACAGTAAATAGATTTATTAGCTTCAGTCGCATAGCTTTCACCATTGTCAGCCAATGCTTTTTCATTAACTGGGAAATAAATTGGCATGATTAATATTTTCAGGAAAAATGGCGCAGGCTGTGATAAAGTAAATTCAAGCGTGTAGTCGTCTTTTAACTTTATTCCAACTTGTCCAAAATCCTTTAAAGCACCAGTGTTATATTTTTCCGCATTTTCAATATAGTATGCAAGAAACGCATATTCAGAAGCTGTCTTAGGTTCAAGGCCTCTTTTGATACCGTTAAAATAATCTTTGGCGGTAAGTGGATCTCCGTTGCTCCATTTCATTCCTTGTCTGATTTTAAATGTCCATACTTTTCCGTCGTCTGACTTGGTCCAGCTTTCGGCTCCGGCAGGGACAATTTCATTTTTATCATTTAATCTTACAAGACTTTCATAAGTCATGCTTGTAATAAA is a window encoding:
- a CDS encoding peptide ABC transporter substrate-binding protein; this encodes MKKIFLVFCLTLSMFIISCGKGKKASGNSVSFNMEAEPTSLDPQILTDMSGIFITSMTYESLVRLNDKNEIVPAGAESWTKSDDGKVWTFKIRQGMKWSNGDPLTAKDYFNGIKRGLEPKTASEYAFLAYYIENAEKYNTGALKDFGQVGIKLKDDYTLEFTLSQPAPFFLKILIMPIYFPVNEKALADNGESYATEANKSIYCGPFTMEEWVHDNKVVMKKNPNYWNAQNIKLDTLTGLIVTDFEAATNLFENKELDLTKISVEKMANYEGKPELHKFPDGRVYYLGFNTSNPVLKNLKIRQALSLAINRKELVNSILNGAGITASGIVSNGTAGEKGDFREEAGDLFAEYANINVKQLFEEGLKELNMTPAQVKLHLLVDENGTGKKEAEFYQSQWKDKLGIDVEVEVLTKKERIARAKAGEFEIVRYAWGPDYADPMTYLEMFHSKVKDLNFAKHSNPKYDELIDLATVNQDNKTRMDAMKQAEKLLADDFRYSALYYEVGVYLINPKLKGVVIRSVGDSIDFYNASITK
- a CDS encoding ABC transporter substrate-binding protein, with translation MKKILLIFTILLAFVISCGKSSDSETLKLNLKEEGKSYDPQLANDSTGEFVDSLVTETLTRQAEDGKSLPGVAETWEHNENSTVWTFHLRKNAKWSNGDPITAKDFRDGWVRALKPETAGEYADKLFYIKNAEQFNAGKIKDEDQLGIKVVDDYTLEVTLNNPLTYFDSIVRIQTYAPLNKKFYDKVGEKYMTSPETSISSGVYTIKSWTRDSEIVFEKNENYWNKDNIKLKFVKILFINDANASVNAFKNKEIDSTNISIEQAKEFKDDKRKLLTKDGSVWYMTYNMKNKVLANKKIRQALSLAVDREKLITDVLDNTGEAAYTYTTKGVGIIGVSKDFSEEAGKVFPGYNPQKAKQLLAEGLKELGLQKLPELTMIFNDSGNNKVISEYIQESLRTNLGVNLEIEGMTFQSRLDKMQHRDYEIALAGYNGDYNDAITYLDRFLTKDGNNYSDYSNPRYDELVKKVKSSGNQEERVKDMIEMEKIIAQDMPVGLLYYRQNTKLLNPKVHNIVFSPIGKDFVLDNTYIK